Within the Mycobacterium gordonae genome, the region CGCCCGCCTGTCTGAGATGAAGGCCATTGCGGAGGTCGCGGAGAGTTCGGGCGTGGCAGACGCTCATGACCCCGCCGGACTGGTTATTAGGAGCGGTGGGGGACCGGTAATCGATCGGGCCGGCGCGATGTTGATCACTGGTGGCACGGGAATGGTGGGTGGCGTGCTGGCCCGTCATGTGGTGACCCGCTACGGCGTGGGTGAGGTCCTGTTGGTCAGCCGCCGCGGCGAAAACGCGCCCGGGGTGGGTGAGTTGATGGCTGACTTGAGTCAGGCTGGGGCGCGGGTCAGGGTCATGGCGTGCGATGTGGCAGATCGCAGTGCCGTCACGGAGTTGATGTGCCAGCTCACTCAGCAGTGTCTGCCCTTGATTGGGGTGATCCACGCTGCCGGGACCGTAGATGACAGCTCAGTTTGTGCGTTGGCGCCGGATCAGTTGGATGTGGTGTTGCGGGCGAAAGTGAATGGCGCCTGGAACTTACATCAGGCGACCGCTGATATGGGATTGTCGGTGTTTGTGTTGTGTTCGTCAATGGCTGGGCTGTTGGGGACGCCAGGACAGGCTAATTATGCTGCGGCGAATGCATATTTAGACGCATTAGCCGCACACCGACGCAGCAACGGATTAGCCGCCACCTCGTTGCAGTGGGGGTTGTGGGAACAACTCAGCAGTGTGACCGCGCACCTGCGCACTGCTGATCGGGCCAGAATGCTTCAGGCCGGTCTGGCCCCGATGACCAATACACAGGCCACTGAGTTCTTCGACAGCGCACTGGTTGCTGAACGTCCGTCCGTGATTGCCACCGCTTTGGAGCGCACCAGCCTTGGAGACCCGGACCTCACCGCTGGGCTACCACCACTGTTCAGCGAATTGATTACCCGTCCTATCAGGCGCATTGTGACGCCACCACGCATGTCCGGGACAAACCTTCTTTCTAGCCGATTGGTTGGGCTAGACGCCCCAGATCAACTCCAAATAGTGAGAGAGTTGGTTGCCCTAAATATTGCAGATATACTCGGAATTCCAAATGCCGATCGTTTTGAATCAACACTCGAAAATTCTGGGGTGGATTCTTTACGGGCCCTGGAGATAAGAGATCGTCTGAGTTCCGTCACGGGTTTGAAGTTGCCGCCAGCCGTGGTTTTTGACCACAACAGTATCGACGGATTGGCTCGTTTCATTCTAGATGAGATGAACGCAAATGAACGAAGTAATGGTGAGCTAGTCACGGCGTCCACCGATGGGTGCGGCGCGACTTCGTCGCCGATCCTCCCTCATGATTCGCTTGAAGCGCTTTTCAAGAAGTCGGTTGACGAAGAAAAGCTCGCCGAGGGGTGGCTCTTGTTGCACGCTGCGGCCCAGCTGCGACCCAGGTTTTCGGCTGAGTGTGACACGAGTAGTTTTACCGGGCCCACGAAGTTTGCTGACGGACCTGAATCTCCGCATTTGGTATTTATGTCCACCTCAGTCTACGGCGGAGGCGTTCATAATTATGCAGCTATTTCCTCGAGATTCGTGAATAAAAGGCCCGTATCGGTGGTTCCACTGCCGGGGTTCTCGCCGGGAGAGGCGCTGCCTGATTCAACAGAGGCCGGAATCGAGGTCCTGGCGCGCATGGTCGCTAACGCGGTGGGGGATGATCGTATTGTGCTTGCCGGAGAGTCATCGGGCGGAAAATTTGCGTACGCGTTGGCAAACTACTTCGAACAAAAGGGAAATTCGAGCCTGGTTGGCGTGGCACTACTCGACTCATTTCGACATCCTCCCGGCACTCTGATTTTCCAGAAAGAATTTTTTTATCGACAGTTCGACAGGCAGCATCGTCTGGGTCTATACACTGCGACGAGGCTAACCGCAATGACCGTGTGGTCAGAGATGTTGACACAGTTATACGATGGCCCAATTGATACGAAGGTGTTGTTCGTGCAATGTGATCGGCCGTATTTTTGGGAAAAGTCCGAGTTGGGAGAGCGTCGGGATATCCTGGCGGAGCCATGGTATTCGACACAGACCGTACGCACGGTACCAGAGGACCACGGAACAATACTCATCGATGGCATAGAGGCAGCACAAGCTCTTGAAGAGTGGTTAACCGATTCAGTGGCACCAAACCGCGTCGTCGGGATAAGTAACGCCGCGACGTGTGTCGTGTAGATCGGATGCGGAAAAATGGTTAGCACTGCACAGTCGGAATCCGAGTTGGATGGCGGTGGCAGCGCAGGTGCTGGTAAACCCATGACCACGCTGTGGGTCATCTTAATCGGCTATTTTATGATAGCGGTCGATTCAAGCATTGTCCTCGTCGCCAACCCGAGCATCATGGCCGAACTCAACACCGATTACGGCACGGTTATCTGGGTGACAACGTCCTATGCGCTGGCTTACGCAGTGCCCTCGTTGGTAGCTGGCCGGTTGGGTGACCGGTTCAGGGTCAAGAACTTGTACCTGATCGGATTGGCCCTGTTCACTGCGGCTTCATTGTGGTGCGGCTTATCCGACGGCATCGTCATGCTGATTGCCGCTCGCGCGGCGCAGGGCCTGGGCGCCGCGGTGGTCAACGCCCAAATTCTGACTATCGTGACCTTGGTTTTCCCAGTCGAACATCGCGGTACTGCCACAAGCATTTGGTCCGTCGTGGCAAGCGTCGGATTCTTGATCGGGCCACTGGCCGGCGGCGTCCTAGTCGAGATGCTGGGTTGGCAATGGATCTTTTTCGTCAACGTCCCGATCGGCGTAGTCGGACTGGCGCTCACCGCACGATTCGTCCCGTCGCTTCCGACTCGCACACACCGATTCGACTTAATCGGTGTCGCGTTGTCTGGGACGGGCTTGTTCCTTGTTGTTTTCGCGATCCAGGAAGGCCAGGCGGTTAGCTGGGCACCATGGATCTGGGCGATGGTCTTCAGTGGCGCCGGTTTCATGCTGATATTCATTTGCTGGCTATTGCTCAACACGCGTGAACCGCTGATTCCGATACATATCTTCGGCTACCGTAACTTCACACTATGCAGCCTCGGAGCTGCGTTGATGGGTTTCGCCATGACCGCAGTGATGCTGCCGGGGATGTTCTACGTGCAGTCAGTATATGGATTCTCCCCGATAGGTTCGGTACTGCTTATTGCGCCGATATCGGTTGCGGCCGGCTTGCTTGCGCCGCTCGTGGGTAAGTTTATCGATCGGCATGGTCCACGCCTGGTGGTCGGATGCGGCTTTTCAGTGGTCAGTGTCGCATTGACCTGGCTTTCGATCGAAATGACCCCGACGACACCTGTCTGGCGATTGATTTTACCCAATGCGGCATTGGGAGCGGGGATAATATTTGTCTGGCCTGCGCTCGCCGCCAATGCCACACGCGACTTGCCGCCATCGCTGGTAGCTGCGGGTTCGGGGGTGTACGCAACGTTTAGGTCGTTTGGCGAAGTGCTGGGAAGTGCGCTGATGGCCGCGTGGATGACATCTCGAATCGCCGCCGAGGTTCCGGCTGCTGTTAGCGAAATTCATGCGGCTGTGAAAGGCGCCACCGAGCACGCTGTTCTGCAATTGCCCGGCTTTTTGCGAGAACCGTTCTCAGTGGCGATGTCGCAAGCGATGCTACTTCCTGCGCTCATCGCATTGATCGGCGTTGGAGTAGCGGGATGCATGAACCGGCGCGTCAGTTCGGCAGTGAGGTCTGCTGCACGATAGGTGACACCCGAGATCGCTTGTCCGGGATCGGCGGACTGGAAGGACGTCGTTCTGCTCAGGCATTGTCCCTAAGAGTCCCGCGGCGACGCCGTCCGTTGCCCGCAGCCGGAGCGATTTCGCGAGCCATTCCACTGGCCTGCTTCGCCACGCTAGGGATCCATCTGCCGTCCCGTGACACCGATATCAGCCGGGATTGCAGTTGAGCCCCGTCCCCGAGCGCTACCCGCCGCCTAGTGGGTGCCGGGCTGTGCACGCCAATACGCGACGAATGGACTTTCTGGTGATGGCGACAAAGAGGGTCACCGGCCCTGAACCGAAGCCGCGACCAGTCCTGGGTACCACCCACTCTGAAAGAAACCCTTCGACGATATGCAAGGAACGACTCCGATTTCCTGTACTGCCTCGTAGCCGCGTTAGGCTTCGACGCCATTTTTCTTGACGACAATCGGTTTGTTCCGCTGCGCCGGGGTGCGAAATCAGGCATGTATCGGGGTAACGTCGCAGATCACAGGTATTCTGCGCGCGCGGGAGCTCTGAGGGACCAAATAGTCGCGCCGGCATCCAATGACGGTCGGCGCACAATTTTTCTCATCTTGCGCAAGCCACTTTGTCAAACCTTGTACTAGACGGGTTCAGGCAAGTCAGCGCACTCTTCGAGGGTCACCTGCAAGGCTTAGCGTCTGCCGCCGCCCTCAGAAGTGACTAGACATGGGCTTAGCCGACCGCACTAACAAATCCGGAAGGTGAAGAAGATGTCGTATTCGCGGCTAGCGGTGGCAACATCTGACATAACGGATCGTCGTGCAGCGGTGTGCCGATGAAGGCGACGACGGAACTTCGCCTCTTTACGGCTTGCTCGTCA harbors:
- a CDS encoding DHA2 family efflux MFS transporter permease subunit, with the translated sequence MTTLWVILIGYFMIAVDSSIVLVANPSIMAELNTDYGTVIWVTTSYALAYAVPSLVAGRLGDRFRVKNLYLIGLALFTAASLWCGLSDGIVMLIAARAAQGLGAAVVNAQILTIVTLVFPVEHRGTATSIWSVVASVGFLIGPLAGGVLVEMLGWQWIFFVNVPIGVVGLALTARFVPSLPTRTHRFDLIGVALSGTGLFLVVFAIQEGQAVSWAPWIWAMVFSGAGFMLIFICWLLLNTREPLIPIHIFGYRNFTLCSLGAALMGFAMTAVMLPGMFYVQSVYGFSPIGSVLLIAPISVAAGLLAPLVGKFIDRHGPRLVVGCGFSVVSVALTWLSIEMTPTTPVWRLILPNAALGAGIIFVWPALAANATRDLPPSLVAAGSGVYATFRSFGEVLGSALMAAWMTSRIAAEVPAAVSEIHAAVKGATEHAVLQLPGFLREPFSVAMSQAMLLPALIALIGVGVAGCMNRRVSSAVRSAAR